A genomic window from Streptomyces sp. NBC_01429 includes:
- a CDS encoding helix-turn-helix transcriptional regulator has protein sequence MKYVGEAPQEELATGEHSTRNRVARSILDHGPSTVSELAGRLGLTQAAVRRHLDALVADSVVEPRDQRVYGSRGRGRPAKAFALTDCGRDAFDQSYDQLAADALRWIATAAGGGERGEAAVAAFARARIADQAEGYRSAVEAAGPDGRTKALAEALSADGYAATARGAPNRQGEQLCQHHCPVAHVAEQFPQLCEAETEFFSQLLGTHVQRLATIAHGDGVCTTFIPRATPQPPQTPPPAQTTHHASESTAGRNPA, from the coding sequence GTGAAATACGTTGGCGAGGCTCCCCAGGAGGAACTCGCGACCGGTGAGCACTCCACTCGCAACCGGGTCGCGCGCTCCATCCTGGACCACGGCCCGTCCACCGTCTCCGAGCTGGCGGGGCGCCTCGGGCTCACTCAGGCCGCCGTCCGCCGCCATCTGGACGCCTTGGTCGCGGATTCCGTGGTGGAGCCGCGCGACCAGCGAGTCTACGGCTCACGAGGACGTGGCAGGCCCGCGAAGGCGTTCGCCCTGACCGACTGCGGCCGGGACGCCTTCGACCAGTCCTACGACCAGCTCGCCGCCGACGCCCTGCGCTGGATCGCCACCGCGGCCGGCGGCGGGGAGCGGGGCGAGGCCGCCGTGGCCGCCTTCGCCCGGGCCCGTATCGCCGACCAGGCCGAGGGCTACCGCTCGGCCGTCGAGGCCGCCGGTCCCGACGGGCGCACCAAGGCACTCGCCGAGGCGCTGAGCGCGGACGGGTACGCTGCTACGGCTCGCGGCGCGCCGAACCGGCAGGGCGAACAGCTCTGCCAGCACCACTGCCCGGTCGCGCATGTCGCCGAGCAGTTCCCCCAGCTGTGCGAGGCGGAGACGGAATTCTTCTCCCAGCTGCTCGGGACACATGTGCAGCGACTGGCCACCATCGCCCACGGTGACGGTGTCTGCACGACGTTCATCCCCCGCGCCACTCCACAGCCACCACAGACTCCACCACCCGCACAGACCACCCATCACGCTTCTGAAAGCACAGCCGGGAGGAACCCCGCATGA